One window of the Nicotiana tabacum cultivar K326 chromosome 4, ASM71507v2, whole genome shotgun sequence genome contains the following:
- the LOC107771215 gene encoding uncharacterized protein LOC107771215 — protein sequence MGATTENPSFHLITPLLSRCRVLTLNPLKPHHIAALLRRAVADSDKGLCFSMGEMMKIEVNDECIEFLSTNCDGDARVALNALEISATTAAARTRMARRSTGELEENTGNADESCLSAVITLDDVKEALQCKHLAYDRAGDEHYNLISALHKSMRGSDANASIYWLARMLEGGEEPLYIARRLVRFASEDVGLADPSALCQAVACYQACHFIGMPECNVILAQCVAYLALAPKSIAVYRAIGAAQKVVRESVGQNEGVPLHLRNAPTKLMKDLGYGKDYIYPPDNPDSSPQTYLPPSLQGYKFLDWPSVAENDRR from the coding sequence ATGGGAGCAACTACGGAGAATCCATCGTTTCATTTGATTACGCCGTTATTGTCCAGGTGCAGAGTCTTGACTCTCAATCCCTTAAAACCCCACCACATTGCTGCCCTACTTAGGCGCGCCGTGGCTGATTCTGATAAAGGGCTGTGCTTTTCTATGGGAGAGATGATGAAAATCGAAGTAAATGATGAGTGTATAGAGTTTCTTTCGACTAATTGTGATGGTGATGCTAGGGTAGCATTGAATGCCTTAGAAATTTCAGCTACCACTGCTGCTGCACGGACGCGAATGGCGAGAAGATCAACCGGGGAATTAGAGGAAAACACAGGAAATGCTGACGAGTCTTGTTTGTCTGCAGTTATAACTCTGGATGATGTAAAAGAAGCATTGCAATGTAAGCATTTGGCTTATGACAGAGCAGGGGATGAACACTATAATCTTATCAGCGCACTTCACAAATCTATGAGAGGAAGTGATGCTAACGCTTCCATTTATTGGTTGGCTAGAATGTTGGAAGGGGGCGAAGAGCCTCTTTACATAGCGCGCAGGCTGGTCAGGTTTGCTAGTGAAGATGTTGGGTTAGCCGATCCATCGGCTCTTTGCCAGGCTGTCGCTTGCTACCAAGCTTGTCATTTTATTGGCATGCCCGAGTGCAATGTTATCCTTGCTCAGTGTGTTGCTTACTTGGCCTTGGCTCCTAAGTCTATTGCCGTCTATAGAGCAATAGGGGCAGCTCAAAAAGTGGTAAGGGAATCAGTTGGACAAAATGAAGGGGTGCCCCTTCATCTTAGGAATGCACCAACTAAGCTAATGAAAGATCTTGGTTATGGAAAGGACTATATTTATCCTCCTGACAATCCAGACTCATCGCCCCAGACTTACTTGCCACCATCTCTTCAAGGTTATAAGTTTCTTGATTGGCCAAGTGTTGCAGAAAATGATCGACGATGA